Proteins encoded in a region of the Flammeovirga yaeyamensis genome:
- a CDS encoding WG repeat-containing protein: MHKKILTILLIFLSGQLFAQNARSFWKLSNKGEYEKIYKKLIKENGELDESASLNYVWGLYYIQNKEVYNLDTAYKFLQTADTLWRNANDDLKEEFIKQYVNNDSIKTWITYVEATAYKQANSQNTEEAFVTYVQKYPHSLILPQAIHKRDSLGFENAKRTHTYESYELFLRSYPDAKQAAVALERYEKLVFQHKTKDANEKSLRLFLMEHPNSPYKEEVERDLYWILTKNKSKVAYEYFIRDFPSSKLASSAIFQLFLMSDDKKSVLETYADWGQNDYYSKLLQDKDYTKIPVAIDSNVGFINTYGALKISAKYKEADATYNCHGTNELFLLLSDSTGKRGLIDRFEKVMIPFQYDQVEFISKGIYTVTSNNKVGLYCLGEGEWVPPTYDQIIQLSRRLYGVRIKNRWGIISSDGTLKFPIEAGQLIQLSENRMLVMEKGRWAMYSEDDVFEGKIKSTSEDFVYNSYKIIDDSWFLLKQYQKWSLYTPNGEKYSDAYDEVKDVKKHNFWWVRNDSIYAMLNYQNQIVVDSLNYPYEYEKGFISKDSAEWKSYNWVGDSLFRTTADTMYFNGNTADIVYEVNKETFVRFTTGTVCALDKYNEWNVTYVPQDSVEVPFIVAKSKKNGKYALLNEKGHQVMTPQFSSMRIVENAVVAKYGNLMYLYNLEGKRILSQGFDAIEGDGNELSLRLKKKFGYYNTRNQHQIAPMFDEAIVATTLRKKGVALWLGQKGGKKGLFDINNVKKASFYYDDMQLLQLDSSKVFVLEDEQWKLLDVSKNDIQMTCEKYQIIEKDKDSFWLKYKKGDKYGAYHSLYGDIIYPEFEEIDNIGTLKAPIFKVQQYINQARLHIVMYINTKGEVIFTSMLNEEGYNKIKCQ, encoded by the coding sequence ATGCATAAAAAAATACTTACAATATTATTAATTTTTCTTTCAGGACAATTGTTCGCTCAAAATGCTAGAAGCTTTTGGAAGTTGTCTAATAAAGGAGAATACGAGAAAATCTATAAAAAGCTTATCAAAGAAAATGGGGAGTTGGACGAAAGTGCCTCTTTAAATTATGTTTGGGGACTTTATTATATTCAAAATAAAGAGGTCTATAATTTAGATACTGCTTATAAATTCCTACAAACGGCAGATACTTTATGGAGAAATGCGAACGACGATTTAAAAGAAGAGTTCATCAAACAATATGTGAATAACGACTCTATTAAAACATGGATTACCTATGTCGAAGCTACTGCCTATAAGCAAGCGAATAGCCAAAATACGGAAGAAGCGTTTGTAACCTATGTTCAGAAATATCCTCATTCTTTAATCTTGCCTCAAGCTATTCATAAAAGAGATAGTCTGGGATTTGAAAATGCTAAAAGAACGCATACTTACGAGTCGTATGAACTGTTTTTAAGAAGTTACCCTGATGCCAAGCAAGCTGCTGTTGCTTTGGAACGATACGAAAAGCTAGTTTTCCAGCACAAGACCAAAGATGCCAACGAGAAATCTTTACGCTTGTTCTTGATGGAACATCCAAACTCTCCTTATAAAGAGGAGGTAGAAAGGGATTTGTATTGGATACTCACTAAAAATAAATCAAAAGTAGCTTACGAGTATTTTATCCGTGATTTTCCCTCATCTAAACTGGCAAGTTCAGCTATTTTTCAATTGTTTTTGATGTCTGATGATAAGAAATCAGTACTTGAGACTTATGCAGATTGGGGACAAAATGATTACTACAGCAAGCTTTTACAAGATAAAGACTATACTAAAATCCCCGTAGCGATTGATAGTAATGTTGGATTTATCAATACCTATGGTGCTCTAAAAATTTCTGCAAAATACAAAGAAGCTGATGCGACTTATAATTGTCATGGTACCAATGAATTATTTCTGTTGTTATCAGATTCTACAGGAAAAAGAGGACTTATTGACCGCTTTGAGAAGGTGATGATCCCTTTTCAATACGATCAAGTAGAATTTATTTCAAAAGGAATTTATACGGTGACATCAAATAACAAGGTAGGACTTTACTGTTTAGGAGAAGGCGAGTGGGTGCCACCTACTTACGATCAGATTATTCAGTTAAGCAGAAGATTGTATGGTGTTCGTATAAAAAATAGATGGGGTATAATATCTTCAGACGGTACACTTAAATTTCCAATAGAAGCAGGTCAGCTGATCCAATTATCAGAAAATAGAATGTTGGTAATGGAGAAGGGCCGTTGGGCAATGTACAGTGAAGACGATGTGTTTGAAGGGAAAATAAAGAGTACATCAGAAGATTTTGTCTATAATAGTTATAAGATTATAGACGATTCTTGGTTTCTCTTAAAACAATATCAAAAGTGGAGTTTATATACGCCTAACGGAGAAAAGTATTCTGATGCTTACGATGAAGTTAAAGATGTGAAAAAACACAACTTTTGGTGGGTAAGAAACGATAGTATATATGCAATGTTAAATTATCAGAATCAAATAGTGGTTGATAGTTTAAATTACCCATATGAATATGAAAAAGGTTTTATTTCTAAGGATAGTGCCGAATGGAAATCGTACAATTGGGTAGGAGATAGCTTGTTTAGAACCACTGCTGATACCATGTATTTCAATGGAAATACTGCAGATATTGTTTACGAGGTAAATAAGGAGACTTTTGTTCGATTTACTACTGGAACTGTTTGTGCTCTCGATAAATACAATGAGTGGAATGTGACTTATGTTCCACAAGATTCGGTTGAAGTTCCATTTATTGTGGCAAAATCTAAGAAAAATGGAAAATACGCATTGCTTAATGAAAAAGGACATCAGGTGATGACTCCGCAGTTTTCTTCGATGAGGATTGTAGAAAATGCAGTGGTAGCCAAATATGGCAACTTGATGTATCTCTATAATTTAGAAGGAAAAAGAATACTCAGTCAAGGTTTCGATGCAATTGAAGGTGATGGAAATGAGCTGAGTTTACGACTTAAAAAGAAGTTTGGATATTATAATACTCGAAACCAACATCAAATAGCACCTATGTTTGATGAGGCCATTGTCGCGACTACTTTAAGAAAGAAAGGGGTGGCTTTATGGCTAGGTCAAAAAGGAGGAAAGAAAGGACTGTTTGATATCAACAATGTAAAAAAAGCTTCTTTCTATTATGATGATATGCAGTTGCTACAATTAGATTCCTCAAAAGTATTTGTATTAGAGGATGAACAGTGGAAGTTGTTGGATGTATCGAAAAATGATATTCAGATGACTTGCGAGAAATATCAGATTATAGAAAAGGATAAAGATTCTTTTTGGTTGAAATATAAAAAAGGAGATAAATACGGGGCGTATCACTCTTTATATGGTGATATCATTTATCCGGAGTTTGAGGAGATAGATAATATAGGTACGTTAAAAGCACCAATATTTAAGGTTCAGCAATACATTAATCAAGCTCGCTTACATATTGTCATGTACATTAACACTAAAGGAGAGGTGATTTTTACCTCAATGTTGAACGAAGAGGGATATAATAAAATTAAGTGTCAATAA
- a CDS encoding M20 metallopeptidase family protein, protein MSLKDQIKALVQENLEEIVANRHHLHANPELSYQEFETAKFVVEKLKSYGIEVQEGVAKTGVVGLIKGKNPDKKVIALRGDMDALPITEANDVPYKSKNEGVMHACGHDVHTTSLLGAARILNSIKDQFEGTIKLIFQPGEEKLPGGASLMIKDGALQNPEPTKIIGQHVMPFIDCGKVGFREGMYMASADEIYFTVKGKGGHGAMPEKNIDPVVITSHIIVALQQIVSRYAAPKIPSVLSFGDVRAIGATNVIPNEVKVQGTFRTMNEEWRMEAHERITKIAEGIAEGMGGSVEMDIQKGYPFLVNEPELTRRNKAAAIEYLGEENVVDLDIWLAAEDFSYYSQEMDACFYRLGTRNEEKGIVSSVHTPTFDIDEDALQIGVGLMAWLALSELNA, encoded by the coding sequence ATGAGTCTAAAAGATCAAATAAAAGCATTAGTTCAAGAAAACTTAGAAGAGATTGTAGCCAACAGACATCATCTTCACGCCAATCCAGAACTTTCTTATCAAGAATTTGAGACCGCTAAATTTGTGGTGGAAAAACTAAAAAGTTATGGCATTGAAGTACAAGAAGGTGTGGCTAAAACTGGTGTAGTTGGTTTGATCAAAGGAAAGAATCCAGACAAAAAAGTGATTGCCTTAAGAGGTGATATGGATGCACTTCCAATTACTGAAGCCAACGATGTTCCTTACAAATCGAAAAATGAAGGAGTAATGCACGCTTGTGGTCATGATGTACATACAACATCATTATTAGGTGCTGCAAGAATTCTTAACTCCATCAAAGATCAGTTCGAGGGAACTATTAAATTGATATTCCAACCGGGTGAAGAAAAACTACCTGGAGGTGCTTCTTTGATGATCAAAGATGGTGCTTTACAAAACCCAGAACCTACAAAGATTATTGGTCAACACGTTATGCCATTTATCGATTGTGGTAAAGTAGGTTTTAGAGAAGGAATGTATATGGCCAGTGCCGACGAGATCTACTTTACCGTAAAAGGTAAAGGTGGACACGGTGCAATGCCAGAAAAAAATATAGATCCTGTGGTAATCACATCGCATATTATTGTGGCATTACAACAGATTGTGAGTAGATACGCTGCTCCAAAAATCCCATCAGTTTTATCTTTTGGAGATGTAAGAGCAATTGGTGCTACCAACGTGATTCCTAACGAAGTAAAAGTGCAAGGTACTTTCCGTACCATGAACGAAGAATGGAGAATGGAAGCACACGAAAGAATTACTAAAATTGCTGAAGGCATAGCAGAAGGTATGGGCGGTTCTGTAGAAATGGACATCCAAAAAGGATATCCTTTCTTGGTGAACGAACCCGAATTAACTAGACGTAATAAAGCCGCTGCCATCGAGTATTTAGGTGAAGAAAATGTAGTTGATCTAGACATTTGGTTAGCTGCTGAAGACTTCTCTTACTACTCTCAAGAAATGGATGCTTGTTTCTACCGTTTGGGTACTAGAAACGAGGAAAAAGGCATTGTTTCTTCTGTACATACTCCAACTTTTGATATCGACGAAGATGCCTTGCAAATTGGTGTTGGTTTGATGGCTTGGTTGGCGTTATCAGAATTGAATGCATAA
- a CDS encoding nucleotide exchange factor GrpE has translation MAENKEQDNIENKEEQVTEESQETTEDTASENTTEETKEEAAEEASEELSEVDKLSQELAEMKDKYLRLYSEFDNFRRRTSQEKLTLQKTGSEKVMNAIIPTIDDFERAIANTKSDNEEVKQVLDGVVMIKDKMLKTLEGQGLKQMEDATGKELNTDYHDAITQIPAPTEEFKDKIVDVVENGYILNDKVIRYAKVVVGQ, from the coding sequence ATGGCAGAAAATAAAGAACAAGACAATATTGAAAATAAAGAAGAGCAAGTAACTGAGGAGTCTCAAGAAACTACTGAGGATACTGCTTCTGAAAATACAACTGAAGAAACTAAAGAAGAAGCAGCTGAGGAAGCTTCTGAAGAACTTTCTGAGGTAGACAAATTATCACAAGAACTAGCAGAAATGAAAGACAAATATCTTCGTCTTTACTCTGAGTTCGACAACTTCCGTAGACGTACTTCTCAAGAGAAATTAACGTTGCAAAAAACGGGTAGTGAGAAAGTGATGAACGCTATTATTCCTACTATTGATGATTTCGAAAGAGCAATTGCCAATACAAAATCAGATAATGAGGAAGTAAAACAAGTACTTGATGGTGTAGTGATGATCAAAGATAAAATGTTGAAAACACTAGAAGGTCAAGGATTAAAGCAAATGGAAGATGCTACTGGTAAAGAGTTGAATACTGACTACCATGATGCAATCACTCAAATTCCAGCACCAACAGAAGAATTTAAAGATAAAATCGTTGATGTGGTAGAAAATGGCTACATCCTAAACGATAAAGTGATCCGCTACGCGAAAGTAGTTGTAGGACAATAA
- a CDS encoding acyl-CoA thioesterase, whose amino-acid sequence MFTHETQLRICYADTDQMGFVYYGHYAKFFEIGRTESIRSLGMTYKEMEEDGVMLPVLENFSKYIKPAKYDDLITIRTKLLELPKVKLQFEYEIYNQDNELLHTGWTKLAFMSKDTYRPCRAPQKFLELIAPFFVEPTEA is encoded by the coding sequence ATGTTCACTCACGAAACACAATTAAGGATCTGTTATGCAGATACAGATCAAATGGGATTTGTTTATTATGGTCATTATGCGAAGTTTTTCGAGATCGGAAGAACGGAATCTATTCGTTCTTTAGGCATGACCTATAAGGAGATGGAGGAAGATGGAGTGATGCTCCCTGTATTAGAAAACTTCTCGAAATATATAAAGCCTGCGAAATATGATGATTTAATCACTATTCGCACTAAATTATTGGAGTTGCCGAAAGTAAAACTTCAATTTGAATACGAGATATACAACCAAGACAATGAGTTGTTACATACGGGTTGGACAAAACTAGCCTTTATGAGTAAAGATACTTACAGACCGTGCCGTGCTCCACAAAAGTTTTTGGAGCTCATTGCACCGTTTTTTGTTGAACCAACAGAAGCTTAA
- a CDS encoding ABC transporter permease: MSKFRLPFFISKRYFLSQRNIKNIPLMLLTLVLQMSFGLVIFLGKAIGVLFTFSPKRIRKTYKGMAELFIRQNFIQTLSNIAMVGVGFGTAALVIVLSLFNGMERTLTGMFNRHNPELKIEATVGKSFPYEWTLRNKIEEIEGVEAITEVIEDKVLILYNNKQKVVNMKGVSDNFAIQTQIDTTVVLGTNTLFNNDNQYALVGSGVYQELGLRLRDSMYPLQFWYPKRKGKSSLDPAKAFNKKIIQAGGVFVAEPQFDQSTVIVPIKFANSLLNYGNLRTGLEIKVADGYNAHHVKKLLIDRIGDKFTIKTRPEQQSQVLRALKIEKFFTYGTFALILGIASFNVFFALAMLSIEKNDDMNVLKSMGATNGMIRKIFVFEGSLVAVSGAIFGLISGYTFCFIQEKFKWISTGANNGILDAYPVETRWQDFLIICITVTTITLLASVIPARNAAKNTRR; the protein is encoded by the coding sequence ATGTCAAAGTTTAGACTTCCATTTTTTATATCTAAAAGGTATTTCCTTTCACAAAGAAACATCAAGAATATACCTTTGATGTTGTTGACTTTAGTGTTGCAAATGTCTTTTGGGCTTGTGATCTTTCTTGGGAAGGCTATTGGTGTCTTGTTTACTTTCTCTCCAAAAAGAATTCGTAAAACCTATAAAGGTATGGCGGAACTGTTTATTCGTCAAAACTTTATTCAGACCTTATCTAACATTGCTATGGTAGGTGTTGGCTTCGGTACTGCCGCTTTGGTGATTGTGCTTTCCCTATTTAACGGTATGGAAAGAACGCTGACAGGAATGTTTAATCGACACAATCCCGAACTAAAAATTGAAGCCACTGTTGGTAAATCTTTTCCTTACGAGTGGACATTAAGAAATAAAATTGAAGAAATTGAGGGAGTAGAAGCAATTACTGAAGTGATTGAAGATAAAGTCCTAATTTTATACAACAACAAGCAGAAAGTCGTCAACATGAAAGGTGTAAGCGATAATTTTGCAATTCAAACACAAATTGATACTACTGTTGTATTAGGCACCAATACTCTTTTTAATAACGACAATCAATACGCATTGGTCGGTTCGGGAGTATATCAAGAACTCGGGTTGAGGCTTAGAGACAGTATGTATCCCCTCCAATTCTGGTATCCGAAAAGAAAAGGAAAATCTTCTTTAGACCCTGCCAAAGCATTCAATAAAAAAATCATACAAGCTGGAGGTGTCTTTGTGGCCGAACCTCAGTTTGATCAATCTACTGTGATCGTTCCTATTAAATTTGCTAACTCATTATTGAACTATGGAAATTTAAGAACAGGGCTAGAAATAAAAGTAGCGGACGGGTACAATGCCCACCACGTAAAGAAATTACTAATTGACAGAATTGGTGATAAATTCACCATTAAAACTCGACCGGAACAACAGTCACAAGTTTTAAGAGCATTAAAAATTGAAAAGTTCTTTACGTATGGGACTTTTGCCCTTATTCTAGGTATTGCCTCATTTAACGTATTCTTTGCGTTAGCAATGCTTTCTATAGAAAAGAATGACGATATGAATGTCTTAAAGTCTATGGGAGCGACGAATGGAATGATCCGTAAAATCTTTGTTTTTGAAGGTAGCTTAGTGGCGGTATCAGGAGCTATTTTTGGGTTGATTTCAGGTTACACATTCTGCTTTATTCAAGAGAAATTTAAATGGATTAGCACCGGTGCCAACAACGGTATTCTTGATGCTTATCCCGTAGAAACGAGATGGCAAGATTTTCTTATCATCTGTATCACCGTCACTACAATTACATTACTCGCCTCGGTAATTCCGGCGAGAAATGCTGCAAAAAATACAAGGAGATAG
- a CDS encoding Rpn family recombination-promoting nuclease/putative transposase encodes MTQEKYINPFTDFGFKRLFGQEPSKAILMDFLNELLREQEGEIKSMTYLKNEHLGSGEVDRKAIFDLYCENERGEKFIVELQKTKQNFFKDRALYYSTFPIQEQAKKGSEWNYELKAVYTVAILDFIFEDDKGKNKYRYDVKLTDIDTQKIFYDKLTFTYLAMPNFNKKLSELETKFDKWLYVIKNLASLDKRPPELKGKIFDAFFETAAIAKMTRSELLNYEDSLKYYRDLHNSLDTAKEEGIEIGREEGIEIGREEGIEIGKEEGIEIGKEEGIEIGEKRKAIETAKNLLKLNLTIEQIAETTGLTVEEVKNIQ; translated from the coding sequence ATGACGCAAGAAAAGTACATCAATCCTTTTACCGACTTTGGTTTTAAACGTCTTTTTGGACAAGAACCAAGTAAAGCTATTTTAATGGACTTCTTAAATGAACTACTTCGTGAACAAGAAGGAGAGATTAAGTCGATGACTTATCTTAAGAATGAACATTTAGGTAGTGGTGAAGTCGATAGAAAAGCGATTTTTGACTTATACTGCGAAAATGAAAGAGGTGAAAAGTTTATAGTCGAGCTTCAAAAAACCAAACAAAATTTCTTTAAAGACAGGGCATTGTATTATTCAACTTTCCCCATCCAAGAACAAGCTAAAAAAGGTTCCGAGTGGAATTATGAATTAAAAGCCGTTTATACTGTCGCAATTCTTGATTTTATTTTTGAAGATGATAAAGGAAAAAACAAATACCGATACGATGTAAAGCTGACTGATATAGATACACAAAAAATATTCTATGACAAGCTTACATTTACGTATTTGGCTATGCCGAATTTCAATAAAAAATTATCTGAATTAGAAACAAAGTTTGATAAATGGCTCTACGTAATTAAAAATTTAGCCTCTCTTGATAAACGACCTCCTGAACTAAAAGGTAAAATTTTTGATGCATTCTTTGAAACAGCCGCTATCGCAAAAATGACTAGATCTGAACTTTTAAACTATGAAGATTCTTTAAAATACTATCGCGATTTGCATAACTCTTTAGATACTGCCAAAGAAGAGGGGATCGAAATAGGTAGAGAAGAGGGGATTGAAATCGGAAGAGAAGAAGGGATTGAAATTGGAAAAGAAGAGGGGATTGAGATTGGAAAAGAAGAAGGTATCGAAATTGGTGAAAAAAGAAAGGCTATCGAGACAGCTAAAAACCTACTTAAACTCAATCTTACGATTGAACAAATAGCTGAGACTACAGGATTGACTGTTGAAGAGGTAAAAAATATTCAATAA
- a CDS encoding sodium:proton antiporter, whose amino-acid sequence MLGLGLTVGVSPVFASGGGHPEAAPWSVIPFAALLIMIATGPLFYEKFWHHNYPKVAVGLAAIVVGYYIFGLHNTHGPIHAFFEYFQFIALLSGLYIASGGIMINVDRKGTPLANTILLVFGAVISNIIGTTGASMLLIRPFMRLNQERIQPYHVVFFIFIVSNVGGALTPIGDPPLFLGFLKGVPFEWTLIHSVPMWAFTIAMLAVVFFFFDRRFVNKKNLLFDEETEKTYSNKITITGAKNFAWLAVLVAAVFFDPSKISWLPGILQTHEGMSIGFLSDLQHHEGATLFSFIREIIMLSVAYLSYKFADQKAIKGNEFNFEPIREVAFIFIGIFGTMMPALELVGGFAASDAGAPLITHNTLYWATGSLSGILDNAPTYLNFLTAAMASKGADINSAQQVLDFTNGIVNGAPNHEAQLELLAISVAAVFFGAMTYIGNGPNFMVKSIAEQSGVEMPSFFGYILRYSLPILFSILIVVWLVFFAFV is encoded by the coding sequence ATGCTCGGTTTAGGGTTGACAGTAGGAGTGTCACCTGTGTTTGCATCTGGAGGTGGACATCCGGAAGCTGCTCCATGGTCGGTAATCCCTTTTGCGGCTTTATTGATTATGATCGCAACAGGTCCTTTATTTTACGAAAAGTTTTGGCATCACAATTATCCAAAAGTTGCCGTTGGACTAGCTGCTATTGTAGTTGGTTATTACATTTTTGGATTGCACAATACACATGGTCCTATTCATGCTTTCTTTGAATATTTCCAATTTATTGCACTTTTATCTGGTTTGTATATCGCCTCAGGCGGTATTATGATTAATGTAGATAGAAAAGGAACACCACTAGCTAATACAATATTACTGGTATTCGGTGCTGTTATTTCTAACATTATCGGTACAACAGGTGCATCTATGTTATTGATTCGTCCGTTTATGCGTCTGAATCAAGAAAGAATCCAACCTTATCATGTAGTATTCTTTATCTTTATTGTAAGTAACGTAGGTGGTGCTTTAACTCCTATTGGTGATCCTCCATTGTTTTTAGGTTTCCTTAAAGGAGTGCCGTTTGAGTGGACTTTGATTCACTCAGTACCAATGTGGGCATTTACAATTGCAATGTTGGCGGTAGTTTTCTTCTTCTTCGATAGACGTTTTGTCAACAAAAAGAACTTGCTTTTTGATGAAGAAACAGAGAAAACATACTCAAATAAAATCACGATTACTGGTGCTAAGAACTTCGCTTGGTTAGCAGTTTTAGTAGCAGCAGTATTCTTCGATCCATCAAAAATCTCTTGGTTACCAGGTATTCTTCAAACACACGAAGGAATGTCAATTGGTTTCTTAAGTGATTTACAACACCATGAAGGAGCAACATTATTCTCATTCATCAGAGAAATTATTATGCTTTCAGTAGCATATTTATCCTATAAATTTGCTGATCAAAAAGCGATTAAAGGTAATGAATTCAACTTCGAACCAATTAGAGAAGTAGCATTTATCTTTATCGGTATTTTCGGTACAATGATGCCAGCCTTAGAATTAGTCGGTGGATTTGCAGCATCTGATGCAGGAGCACCTCTAATTACACACAATACACTGTATTGGGCAACAGGTTCATTATCTGGAATTCTTGATAACGCGCCAACATACTTGAACTTCTTAACCGCTGCAATGGCTTCTAAAGGAGCAGACATTAACAGTGCACAGCAAGTATTAGACTTTACGAATGGTATCGTCAATGGAGCACCGAATCATGAAGCACAATTAGAGTTATTAGCGATTTCTGTTGCAGCAGTATTCTTCGGAGCGATGACTTATATTGGTAACGGTCCAAACTTTATGGTGAAATCAATTGCAGAGCAATCAGGCGTTGAGATGCCATCATTCTTTGGATACATTTTAAGATACTCTTTACCAATCTTATTTAGTATCTTAATTGTAGTTTGGTTAGTATTCTTTGCTTTTGTGTAA
- the dnaJ gene encoding molecular chaperone DnaJ gives MSKRDFYEVLGVSKDASGGEIKKAYRKVAIKYHPDKNPGDTEAEEKFKEAAEAYEILSDDQKRAQYDRFGHQAFDGSGGFGGGGGGMNMEDIFSHFGDIFGGGGGSPFGDFFGGGGGGRRQRKGSNLRIKLKMTLQEMAQGVEKKVRIKRYTSCEACNGTGAKNGTEMTTCNTCHGSGQVQKVVNTMLGQMVSNSTCPTCNGEGKIIKHKCDSCGGEGRVYTEEEVSINIPPGVDDGMQLSMRGKGNMPKGGGVAGDLLIVIEAIEDEHLHRDGENIHFELHLSFADAALGTTVEVPTLTGSVKVPIDAGTQSGKVLRLRGKGIRDINGYGVGDQLIHVSVFTPVKLTSEEKELLKKLKESKNFNPSHEHKEEKRKSFFSRMKDFFAQ, from the coding sequence ATGTCTAAAAGAGATTTTTACGAAGTACTCGGCGTTTCTAAAGATGCTTCAGGAGGAGAAATTAAAAAGGCTTACCGTAAAGTAGCCATTAAATATCACCCAGATAAAAACCCTGGGGATACTGAAGCAGAAGAAAAATTCAAAGAAGCTGCAGAGGCTTACGAGATTTTAAGTGACGACCAAAAAAGAGCACAATACGATCGCTTTGGTCACCAAGCTTTCGACGGATCTGGCGGATTCGGCGGCGGTGGAGGTGGTATGAATATGGAAGACATATTTAGCCACTTCGGTGATATCTTCGGCGGTGGTGGAGGAAGCCCATTCGGCGACTTCTTCGGCGGCGGCGGTGGCGGAAGACGTCAACGTAAAGGGTCTAACTTAAGAATCAAGCTTAAAATGACTCTTCAAGAGATGGCTCAAGGTGTGGAAAAGAAAGTCCGCATTAAGCGCTATACTTCTTGTGAAGCATGTAACGGTACTGGTGCGAAAAACGGTACAGAAATGACCACTTGTAATACTTGCCACGGTTCTGGTCAGGTACAAAAAGTAGTCAACACCATGTTGGGTCAAATGGTATCTAATTCTACTTGTCCTACATGTAATGGTGAAGGAAAAATCATCAAACACAAGTGTGATAGCTGTGGAGGTGAAGGTAGAGTATATACTGAAGAGGAAGTATCTATCAATATCCCTCCAGGGGTAGATGATGGAATGCAACTTTCTATGAGAGGAAAAGGTAACATGCCTAAAGGTGGCGGAGTTGCTGGAGATCTTTTGATTGTGATTGAAGCCATCGAAGATGAACACCTTCATAGAGATGGAGAAAATATCCATTTCGAATTACATCTTAGCTTTGCTGATGCAGCTCTTGGTACAACAGTAGAAGTTCCTACTTTAACCGGTAGTGTTAAAGTTCCAATTGATGCTGGTACACAAAGTGGTAAAGTATTAAGACTAAGAGGTAAAGGTATTAGAGATATCAACGGTTATGGAGTAGGTGATCAACTGATTCATGTATCAGTATTTACTCCAGTGAAATTAACTTCTGAGGAAAAAGAACTTCTGAAGAAATTAAAAGAATCGAAGAACTTTAATCCTTCTCACGAGCACAAAGAAGAAAAGCGTAAGAGCTTCTTCTCAAGAATGAAAGACTTCTTTGCTCAATAA
- a CDS encoding YihY/virulence factor BrkB family protein produces MSKNKLHNKIRNHDRYQKLKEKLNSSRVPHTEVSFYTFGKALIHRVDQNDLLQRGQAIGFSFSLAMLPFIIFFYTLISYIPFDQFDSILQIFREEILPHYVYQAIEGPIQDLKGRSRGGFLSFGFIGATYVATTGMRTLMNAFNSCYHLEDKRSYPMQFMTALNLTLLFLLTLCASSLLLIWGKHSLEYLHEHGFLNNQFTIYSLLILRFLIVVLMFFFNIVMIFRYAPSDQLKKKIFTPGSIVATTLSILVSLLFGIYLDTFNSYDILYGSLGAFMGMMGWVFTIAMILLIGFQINTTIEEAQLWSEANPPEEFR; encoded by the coding sequence GTGAGTAAAAATAAATTACATAATAAGATCCGAAATCACGATCGTTATCAAAAGCTAAAAGAAAAATTAAATTCTTCTAGAGTACCTCACACTGAAGTCTCTTTTTATACTTTTGGTAAAGCTTTGATTCATAGAGTAGATCAAAATGATTTATTGCAAAGGGGACAAGCCATTGGTTTTAGCTTTAGTTTGGCCATGCTTCCATTTATCATTTTCTTCTACACCCTAATTTCATATATACCATTCGATCAATTCGATAGCATTCTTCAGATTTTTAGAGAAGAGATTTTGCCTCATTACGTGTATCAGGCCATTGAAGGACCAATACAAGATTTAAAGGGCAGGTCGAGAGGTGGATTTCTATCGTTTGGTTTTATTGGTGCAACATATGTGGCTACTACGGGTATGAGAACACTTATGAATGCTTTCAATAGTTGTTATCATCTAGAAGATAAGAGAAGCTATCCGATGCAGTTTATGACGGCTTTAAACCTTACTCTCTTATTTCTGCTTACTTTATGTGCTTCCTCATTACTGCTTATTTGGGGAAAGCATTCCTTAGAATATTTACATGAACACGGTTTCCTCAATAACCAGTTTACTATTTATAGTTTACTAATCCTTCGATTCCTTATTGTGGTATTGATGTTCTTCTTCAATATTGTGATGATTTTTAGGTACGCTCCAAGTGATCAGCTGAAGAAAAAGATCTTCACTCCTGGATCTATTGTGGCGACCACCTTGTCCATTTTGGTCTCCCTCCTATTTGGAATATATTTAGACACCTTTAATTCTTACGATATCCTTTACGGTTCCTTGGGTGCCTTTATGGGAATGATGGGTTGGGTTTTCACCATCGCCATGATCTTACTTATTGGTTTCCAGATCAATACAACTATAGAGGAAGCACAATTATGGTCGGAAGCCAATCCTCCAGAAGAATTCAGATAA